A region of Phaeodactylum tricornutum CCAP 1055/1 chromosome 14, whole genome shotgun sequence DNA encodes the following proteins:
- the CSN1 gene encoding COP9 SigNalosome subunit 1 (homolog to insect subunit), translated as MVLDVEALVSRYQGEAKIHRLLYMALHPPGDENATAWTDRCYRLLAIYLKENDNVIRYKHVFGHMQSSSASTSAERATGSTSASPLRRTPASGSATSQTATGASSTLPPPNRVEPYDTRWVQEATQRVRAARDTLASRLASAQSQLHKEAIRVAYLALASYETQVGNISDAFHHALRAKEYCVSRQQTTQVSLKVLETALALDNYAAVQDFATKLEHTLGNNSRESNVGNCSIRIAIALGLERLAAQDFSAAASHFASVVLSPSQPTAEPWTTVLAADEAAGYAGLLALACSSPNAMAALAEDGEVLELAPALRQALLLWTRKYAYRECYELLMRDVFPKMAVDVYLGPILPRLQTLIREKIIAQYWEPYQRMALSTMAETLGPDLVPSDTVLLDQMVQLITSGRVRDTRIDMQQRVLVRETVEEETSRLERTQAQLERTTRTVLDDTLIMVVRLACVEHNLSVKDAESANEPRRKGHSRRTQPAMEDVTLSSDDEVGEVYADMVAEDDVPMEDMDQANPEDLY; from the coding sequence ATGGTATTGGACGTTGAAGCTCTGGTCAGTCGCTACCAAGGCGAAGCCAAGATTCACCGACTCTTGTACATGGCTTTGCATCCGCCCGGTGATGAAAACGCCACGGCTTGGACGGATCGATGTTACCGACTCCTGGCAATCTACCTcaaagaaaacgacaacGTTATTCGGTACAAACACGTCTTTGGTCATATGCAATCGTCTTCCGCATCAACGTCGGCAGAACGAGCAACGGGCAGTACTTCCGCGTCCCCGCTTCGTAGGACACCCGCGTCCGGATCGGCCACGTCCCAGACGGCGACCGGTGCGTCGTCTACCCTACCCCCTCCCAACCGGGTAGAACCGTACGATACACGCTGGGTACAGGAAGCGACGCAGCGTGTACGAGCAGCCCGCGATACTCTGGCGTCGCGTCTAGCGTCGGCACAATCGCAGCTCCACAAGGAAGCCATTCGGGTGGCCTATTTGGCCCTGGCGTCCTACGAGACGCAGGTCGGGAACATCTCGGACGCCTTTCACCACGCCTTGCGGGCCAAAGAGTACTGTGTCTCACGGCAACAAACCACTCAGGTTAGTCTCAAGGTACTGGAAACAGCGTTGGCCTTGGACAACTATGCGGCCGTGCAGGATTTCGCCACGAAACTGGAACACACCCTTGGCAACAACAGTCGTGAAAGCAATGTCGGAAACTGCTCGATACGCATTGCGATAGCTCTGGGACTGGAGCGTCTGGCGGCGCAAGATTTCTCCGCAGCCGCCTCACACTTTGCGTCCGTCGTCTTGTCGCCATCGCAACCAACCGCCGAGCCCTGGACGACGGTCCTCGCTGCGGACGAAGCGGCCGGGTACGCCGGTCTGCTCGCCTTGGCCTGCAGTAGCCCGAATGCCATGGCGGCACTGGCGGAGGACGGGGAAGTCTTGGAATTGGCACCCGCACTACGTCAAGCACTGCTTTTGTGGACCCGAAAATACGCCTACCGTGAGTGCTATGAGCTGCTGATGCGGGACGTCTTTCCCAAGATGGCCGTCGACGTTTACCTGGGGCCAATATTACCACGGCTGCAAACCTTGATTCGTGAAAAGATTATTGCTCAATACTGGGAGCCGTACCAAAGAATGGCGCTGTCCACCATGGCGGAAACGCTTGGACCAGATTTGGTACCGTCGGATACGGTCTTGTTGGACCAGATGGTGCAGCTCATTACATCCGGACGAGTCCGAGATACACGAATTGATATGCAGCAGCGTGTGTTGGTCCGAGAGACGGTAGAGGAAGAAACATCACGGCTAGAACGAACGCAAGCACAGTTGGAACGCACCACCCGGACCGTTCTGGATGACACCTTGATCATGGTAGTGCGGTTGGCGTGTGTTGAACATAATTTGAGTGTCAAGGATGCCGAATCGGCAAACGAACCGCGTCGTAAGGGACATTCCCGCAGGACCCAACCTGCCATGGAAGACGTGACATTGTCATCGGACGACGAGGTAGGAGAAGTCTACGCTGACATGGTGGCGGAGGACGACGTACCCATGGAAGATATGGATCAGGCGAATCCTGAAGATTTATACTAG
- a CDS encoding predicted protein, producing the protein MVPPRKEIYTYAAPWTVFSMAWSRRQDKTSQFRLAIGSYVEQYSNAVQIVKKVPQHVDSDFAGGGSASLYQAGSFDHPYPCTKILWSPDQSLAAPDLLATTGDYLRVWNIRDDGSGQGTVQCKKECLLNNNKTSEYCAPLTSFDWNEADPNIVGTSSIDTTCTIWDIETQTARTQLIAHDREVFDLAFARGKDVFASVGADGSVRMFDLRSLEHSTIIYESPNLDPLLRLEWNKQDPNYLATFMVDSRRTVILDIRVPSLPVAELGGHLGCVNATAWAPHSSCHICTAGDDSQALIWDLSAMSKRPVEEPILAYNASGEINNLQWSASQPDWVSIAFHDKLQILRV; encoded by the exons ATGGTACCGCCACGCAAGGAGATTTATACCTACGCGGCGCCTTGGACTGTATTTTCAATGGCTTGGAGTCGAAG ACAGGACAAAACGTCCCAATTCCGTTTGGCGATTGGTAGCTACGTAGAGCAGTATTCCAACGCGGTGCAGATTGTGAAAAAGGTCCCCCAGCACGTAGATAGTGACTTTGCCGGCGGTGGGTCCGCTTCGCTCTATCAGGCGGGGTCGTTCGACCACCCATATCCATGTACCAAAATTTTGTGGAGTCCGGATCAATCACTCGCGGCGCCAGACCTGTTGGCTACGACCGGGGACTATTTGCGGGTATGGAACATACGGGACGACGGCAGTGGACAAGGCACGGTGCAATGCAAGAAGGAGTGCTtgctcaacaacaacaaaacgtCTGAGTACTGCGCTCCGCTTACTAGTTTCGACTGGAACGAAGCTGATCCGAACATTGTAGGGACGTCCTCCATTGATACCACCTGCACAATTTGGGATATTGAAACCCAAACGGCGCGCACCCAATTAATTGCGCATGATAGAGAAGTCTTCGATTTGGCCTTTGCCCGAGGAAAGGACGTGTTCGCCTCGGTCGGAGCGGACGGGAGTGTTCGCATGTTTGATTTACGGAGCTTGGAGCATTCTACTATTATTTATGAGTCGCCCAATTTGGATCCTTTATTACGGTTGGAATGGAACAAGCAAGATCCGAATTACCTGGCCACCTTTATGGTGGATAGTCGAAGGACGGTCATTCTTGACATCCGTGTCCCTAGCTTGCCGGTTGCAGAACTTGGCGGTCATTTAGGATGTGTAAACGCTACGGCTTGGGCGCCCCATTCTTCCTGTCATATTTGCACGGCGGGAGACGACAGTCAGGCCCTGATTTGGGATTTAAGTGCCATGTCCAAAAGGCCTGTTGAAGAACCAATTTTGGCTTACAATGCGTCCGGAGAAATCAATAACTTGCAATGGAGCGCATCACAACCCGATTGGGTGAGCATCGCGTTTCACGACAAATTACAGATTCTCCGCGTCTAG
- a CDS encoding predicted protein — protein sequence MVACIVLQTTIEPMQEPDWDKFGGVVDSAFDDGHIPETIKAVSSSSHPNYSGTRLVTYPRFHRDRSAQVQVVDNAVSEELADALYQRTVQEGQPWGTYVTMNDIRSQRPASPQRESGLSIDELALHAATTFLTAAMHPELATERYHADANPASPNKDRSSTSMSSLWTTDDSNLAHGVAVWALAADEGSQVPYHIDYAEQIRYESNTIVVPVLAGTLQCSRVNCGMLGGDYAVHLNGLDHYHKHGYKGAKSPVSITSFISSASLGCEDDKNWKVIPYRFNRMICQSGHLPHLSTRIESIGESDTSVTGLYVKLQRVIVGFNVFLRDVGAAVREAPEHSAAFRQRVQERQRQRRPVIQKQQPAQTLSFDMIRKNPKLANLLILAKRQRIKEDLGKAQAVLDKQIIEMLLNCTFTSGYLTISYIMDHCSKQDGAWPNPTDVFVHGLNFCKGSLSFQVISIFSFSLLQSFKAPDVVFTGLRLKEIISLNQPVLVVGIHPHLVVAVVTHSSSRALLSSILVGAFSGTQFVSELAPFGVWRLGGISVVGLHPHLGAVVVAHSSSRVLLTSILVSAFSGTFFVSELAPFGVWRPGGVSVVGLHPHLVVVVVVVVVAHSSSRILLSSILVGAFWALFVSELAPFGVWRLGGISVVGLHHLVVVVAHSSSRILLSSILVGAFWAQLLASSRLSASGDLAVSRFAFSGTFFVSELAPFGVWRPGGVSVVGLHPHLVVVVVVVVAHSSSRILLSSILVGAFWALFVSELAPFGVWRLGGISVVGLHHLVVVVAHSSSRILLSSILVGAFWAQLLASSRLSASGDLAVSRLLVFIMLLLLLLPILARVFFSVRSLLVLSSGRNLLASSRLSASGDWRYLGCDIEFKYKQLFGNSSSNKTILVVNTTSCP from the exons atggtcGCCTGTATAGTTCTGCAAACTACGATAGAACCGATGCAGGAACCCGATTGGGATAAGTTTGGTGGCGTCGTGGATTCGGCCTTTGATGACGGACACATTCCCGAGACCATCAAGGCCGTTTCCTCCTCGTCCCATCCCAACTATTCTGGCACGCGCCTCGTGACTTACCCTCGTTTTCACCGAGATCGATCAGCTCAAGTTCAAGTGGTAGACAACGCTGTCAGTGAAGAGCTTGCTGATGCTTTATATCAGCGAACGGTTCAAGAAGGCCAGCCCTGGGGGACGTATGTAACCATGAACGACATTCGGAGCCAACGACCCGCAAGCCCACAACGAGAAAGCGGTTTGTCGATTGACGAGTTGGCCTTGCACGCGGCTACGACGTTTCTCACGGCGGCGATGCATCCCGAACTCGCTACAGAACGATATCACGCAGATGCCAATCCGGCGAGCCCGAACAAAGACAGGTCATCAACATCGATGTCGTCCTTGTGGACTACAGACGACAGCAATCTGGCGCACGGCGTGGCGGTTTGGGCCCTGGCTGCTGACGAAGGATCGCAGGTACCGTATCACATCGACTATGCCGAGCAAATTCGATACGAGTCCAACACAATTGTGGTGCCTGTTTTGGCCGGTACTTTACAATGTAGTCGCGTCAATTGTGGAATGCTGGGAGGGGATTACGCTGTACACTTGAATGGCTTGGATCACTACCACAAACACGGATACAAGGGTGCGAAAAGCCCGGTTTCGATTACCAGTTTTATAAGTAGTGCTTCTCTCGGGTGTGAGGATGACAAAAATTGGAAGGTAATCCCGTACCGATTCAACAGGATGATTTGTCAGTCTGGCCATTTGCCTCATTTGAGTACCAGGATCGAATCCATAGGGGAAAGTGATACTTCTGTGACGGGTTTGTACGTCAAGCTCCAACGTGTTATTGTCGGCTTCAATGTGTTCCTCCGCGACGTCGGTGCCGCGGTTCGGGAAGCCCCGGAGCACTCTGCAGCATTTCGACAGCGCGTCCAAGAACGTCAGCGACAGAGACGACCAGTCATACAGAAACAGCAGCCGGCCCAGACACTATCATTCGATATGATTCGCAAAAATCCTAAGCTGGCCAATCTGTTAATTTTGGCCAAGCGACAAAGAATAAAGGAAGACCTGGGCAAGGCTCAAGCTGTGCTGGACAAACAAATTATTGAAATGTTGCTCAACTGCACATTTACGTCGGGCTATCTCACGATCTCGTACATAATGGACCATTGCAGCAAACAGGATGGCGCTTGGCCAAATCCAACCGATGTTTTCGTCCAT GGTCTGAACTTCTGTAAGGGAAGTTTATCCTTTCAGGTAATCTCTATATTCAGTTTTTCTTTACTTCAAAGTTTCAAAGCACCCGATGTCGTTTTCACTGGTTTGAGGCTAAAA GAAATAATTAGTTTAAACCAAcctgttcttgttgttggtattcATCCGCATCttgttgtcgctgttgttACCCATTCTAGCTCGCGTGCTCTTCTCAGTTCGATCCTTGTTGGTGCTTTTTCCGGGACGCAATTTGTTAGCGAGCTCGCGCCTTTCGGCGTCTGGAGACTTGGCGGTATCTCGGTTGTTGGTCTCCATCCGCATCTTggtgccgttgttgttgcccatTCTAGCTCGCGTGTTCTTCTCACTTCGATCCTCGTTAGTGCTTTTTCCGGGACGTTTTTTGTTAGCGAACTCGCGCCTTTCGGCGTCTGGCGACCTGGTGGTGTCTCGGTTGTTGGTCTTCATCCgcatcttgttgttgttgttgttgttgttgttgttgcccatTCTAGCTCGCGTATTCTTCTCAGTTCGATCCTTGTTGGTGCTTTCTGGGCGTTATTTGTTAGCGAACTCGCACCTTTCGGCGTCTGGCGACTTGGCGGTATCTCGGTTGTTggtcttcatcatcttgttgttgttgttgcccatTCTAGCTCGCGTATTCTTCTCAGTTCAATCCTTGTTGGTGCTTTCTGGGCGCAATTGTTAGCGAGCTCGCGCCTTTCGGCGTCTGGAGACTTGGCGGTATCTCGGTT TGCTTTTTCCGGGACGTTTTTTGTTAGCGAACTCGCGCCTTTCGGCGTCTGGCGACCTGGTGGTGTCTCGGTTGTTGGTCTTCATCCgcatcttgttgttgttgttgttgttgttgttgcccatTCTAGCTCGCGTATTCTTCTCAGTTCGATCCTTGTTGGTGCTTTCTGGGCGTTATTTGTTAGCGAACTCGCACCTTTCGGCGTCTGGCGACTTGGCGGTATCTCGGTTGTTggtcttcatcatcttgttgttgttgttgcccatTCTAGCTCGCGTATTCTTCTCAGTTCAATCCTTGTTGGTGCTTTCTGGGCGCAATTGTTAGCGAGCTCGCGCCTTTCGGCGTCTGGCGACCTGGCGGTGTCTCGGTTGTTGGTCTTcatcatgttgttgttgttgttgttgcccatTCTAGCTCGCGTATTCTTCTCAGTTCGATCCTTGTTGGTGCTTTCTTCGGGACGCAATTTGTTGGCGAGCTCGCGCCTTTCGGCGTCTGGCGACTGGCGGTATCTCGGTT GCGATATCGAATTTAAATATAAACAACTATTTGGGAATTCCAGCAGTAACAAAACGATCCTTGTCGTTAAT ACAACTTCTTGTCCCTAA
- a CDS encoding transmembrane chitin synthase (Putative chitin synthase. Contains glycosaminyl transferase and a transmembrane domain near 3' end which is a characteristic of this gene. It is usually located in the outer membrane and synthesizes an external N-acetyl glucosamine polymer (chitin). Amino acid translation contains active site.) has translation MAKEKKTENTSVPAEHMDAADRTVRSGIGSDDTAEPVAMSTFLKQNRLTKNEISTESVKSQADVLGALARCSIGGQRETHAENVLSSASTDKLSMSLVKDGATTNALNFPLFSDTGSISESSEEPWVQDLEEVPFGHDGHSVQKQVAVKEYDVEATFENNGRNNCMEVNAIDIVDDEISTSASRMKMSSSRVPVLRIERGDMRWLAHGYKEMSPLSNKVYFTSLEAMDRVVDRESISGFGLSGVASSKRVISVCIPCYNEDASALKRSLTSLAKQNLPADVTMEILVAMDGVVQLSDSMAAYLSELFGISFIVGHENNPFERLQTPNTVVVEPIFEDKNMFGANLALLIKRKNLRKVNSQEWWLRSHAPASLCEFAFATDCGITFDTNCLQLMLKRFDIDPNMSGLTGYQRVMSAKMQGDGRFEILTDPVGCFLRLLQSYDFEVSQSTTKSLLDSIGFIPVLPGPCSFFRTKHLQGVLDEYFSLTTETIKGGRGGIVLGNVQLAEDRFPPVLLTFRSKDSCKDAGLVRPKTGFEHDAVFYFEAEKPLRQLVTQRRRWINGAYTAVYWVLLDSWIRKADHSIFTKLGASLILFIEFAQGALVRTCVPATLACGLMYMCTIFPSVYANDAEKVRDILDGGTVEPSLVGIGAAAAFFYLSLFAVFIFSHTPRAIPVTDDNGEVHWRSDSSSAYRPRIFFLAFVVNAITIAVFVYVGVGVFMIVGWQGTPGYFQALCLLMALPYLVALMDGLINSERPNLRAVWNMLMLFPIFLISSVWFYVWLPCYASARISDLSWGNRDCSGQSCKSSDVAIYRAYLGRVVSISLVIINTLLTGSIIGVGNFVDGFLTIVLFSLLVLNMMLHLGNLLDMLVRLCFTRIPRWVCGEAPVYLKKQDNEVNKSAPASEISSHDDESGDGSIASESPTPIGPGRWRIDF, from the exons ATGGCTAAAGAGAAAAAAACAGAAAATACCTCTGTACCGGCTGAGCATATGGATGCAGCTGATCGGACGGTGCGATCAGGTATAGGCAGTGACGATACAGCAGAGCCAGTTGCAATGTCGACCTTTCTAAAACAAAATCGTTTAACAAAAAATGAGATTTCCACCGAATCAGTCAAAAGTCAAGCGGACGTCTTGGGCGCCTTGGCTCGATGTTCAATAGGAGGACAAAGAGAAACACACGCTGAAAATGTTTTATCTTCCGCTTCTACTGATAAATTGTCGATGTCGTTGGTCAAGGACGGCGCGACCACAAACGCCTTGAATTTTCCACTCTTTTCAGACACTGGAAGTATTTCCGAATCCTCCGAGGAGCCTTGGGTgcaggatttggaagaagtaCCGTTCGGTCATGATGGCCACTCCGTCCAAAAGCAAGTCGCAGTGAAGGAATACGATGTTGAAGCAACGTTTGAAAACAACGGGAGGAACAATTGTATGGAAGTGAATGCCATTGACATCGTTGATGATGAAATCTCCACTAGCGCTAGTAGGATGAAGATGTCTTCATCGAGAGTCCCCGTTTTGCGCATCGAACGTGGTGATATGCGCTGGTTGGCCCACGGCTATAAAGAAATGTCTCCCTTATCGAACAAAGTGTACTTTACATCGCTGGAAGCTATGGACCGAGTCGTTGATAGAGAGTCTATCTCAGGCTTTGGACTATCTGGTGTTGCCAGCTCAAAACGTGTGATATCGGTGTGCATACCTTGCTACAATGAGGATGCGTCTGCCCTGAAGCGATCGTTGACGTCACTTGCAAAGCAGAACCTTCCGGCCGATGTGACGATGGAGATTCTTGTTGCAATGGATGGTGTGGTACAATTGTCTGACTCTATGGCGGCATATCTATCGGAGCTGTTTGGAATCAGCTTCATAGTTGGGCACGAGAACAATCCTTTTGAACGTCTTCAAACACCAAACACTGTCGTAGTAGAGCCTATATTCGAGGACAAGAACATGTTTGGTGCGAACCTAGCGCTCTTGATCAAGAGAAAGAACCTCCGCAAGGTCAATTCTCAGGAGTGGTGGCTTCGCTCACATGCTCCAGCCTCTCTCTGTGAGTTTGCATTTGCCACAGATTGCGGCATCACGTTTGATACAAATTGTCTACAACTGATGTTGAAACGTTTCGATATCGACCCCAACATGTCCGGCTTGACCGGTTACCAGCGAGTAATGTCCGCTAAGATGCAAGGTGATGGCAGGTTTGAGATTTTGACTGACCCTGTAGGATGTTTCCTGCGCTTGCTACAGAGTTACGATTTTGAG GTGAGCCAGTCCACAACAAAATCATTGTTGGACTCGATTGGTTTCATTCCAGTCCTTCCAGGTCCGTGTTCTTTCTTCCGTACAAAACACCTTCAAGGAGTACTAGACGAGTACTTCTCACTGACCACGGAGACTATAAAGGGGGGTCGTGGAGGTATTGTTCTTGGGAATGTCCAACTAGCAGAAGATCGATTCCCTCCCGTACTTTTGACATTTCGTTCCAAAGACAGCTGTAAAGATGCAGGGCTTGTTCGGCCGAAAACTGGTTTCGAACACGACGCAGTCTTCTACTTTGAAGCAGAAAAACCTTTACGTCAGCTTGTGACTCAGCGACGCAGGTGGATTAATGGAGCATACACGGCTGTTTACTGGGTGCTTTTGGATTCTTGGATTCGAAAGGCCGACCACTCCATTTTTACCAAGCTGGGAGCAAGCTTAATTCTCTTCATTGAGTTTGCGCAGGGAGCATTGGTTCGCACATGCGTTCCGGCCACTCTGGCGTGCGGACTGATGTATATGTGCACCATTTTCCCTTCGGTGTATGCAAACGACGCCGAAAAGGTTCGAGATATTTTGGACGGAGGAACTGTTGAGCCTAGCCTCGTGGGTATCGGGGCAGCTGCTGCTTTCTTCTACCTTTCTCTTTTTGCCGTCTTCATTTTCTCCCACACACCCCGTGCCATCCCGGTGACAGATGATAATGGAGAAGTGCACTGGAGGAGCGATAGCTCCAGCGCATATCGCCCCCGCATATTctttcttgcctttgttgtCAATGCAATTACAATTGCTGTTTTTGTGTATGTTGGCGTGGGTGTGTTCATGATTGTTGGCTGGCAAGGTACACCAGGATATTTTCAAGCGCTTTGTCTACTGATGGCGCTGCCATATTTGGTGGCACTTATGGATGGTTTGATCAACAGTGAACGTCCAAACCTACGGGCCGTCTGGAACATGTTGATGCTGTTTCCTATCTTTCTGATCAGCTCTGTTTGGTTTTACGTCTGGCTTCCTTGTTACGCCAGTGCACGCATTTCAGATCTATCTTGGGGAAATCGGGATTGTAGCGGCCAATCTTGCAAAAGCAGCGATGTTGCCATTTACAGGGCGTACCTTGGGCGTGTTGTCAGTATTTCTTTGGTTATCATCAACACGTTGCTCACGGGGTCGATTATTGGAGTGGGTAACTTTGTTGACGGATTCTTGACCATTGTTTTATTCTCCCTTCTCGTGCTTAACATGATGCTTCACTTGGGCAACCTCTTGGACATGCTGGTGAGGCTTTGCTTTACGCGTATTCCTCGTTGGGTGTGTGGAGAGGCTCCTGTCTATCTGAAAAAGCAAGATAACGAAGTGAACAAGAGTGCACCCGCTTCTGAAATTAGCAGCCACGATGACGAAAGTGGAGACGGATCAATTGCGAGCGAGTCACCGACACCGATTGGGCCCGGTCGATGGAGAATTGACTTTTGA
- a CDS encoding predicted protein: protein MTVALSQPTCPAHAQLVQFPCLRGLANTYSFLRVGTSLLEEQDIWSTNPLFLTNREDALSPRGEAQVVEACRQLDMIQENGGDGRPTIVKYSLAASAIDTANIIGRELKVGRDRLVPEFTYLDPRGIGAWDMTRKSRTEPAVWALDATEAGPQGRGGRPPPHTDGTPHETLEDQYVRLRQLISILETQYSGDTILLVFPDGTGPALLSCMIGGIPLHRVHELEFAPGELR, encoded by the coding sequence ATGACTGTGGCTTTAAGTCAACCGACTTGTCCAGCGCACGCTCAGCTCGTTCAATTTCCTTGCCTCCGTGGTCTCGCCAATACGTATTCCTTCCTACGGGTGGGTACATCCTTGTTAGAAGAGCAAGACATTTGGAGCACCAACCCCTTGTTCTTGACGAATCGCGAAGACGCCTTGTCACCCCGAGGAGAAGCGCAAGTCGTCGAAGCTTGTCGACAATTAGATATGATCCAGGAGAATGGCGGTGATGGACGGCCCACGATTGTCAAGTACAGCTTGGCGGCGTCCGCCATTGACACGGCGAACATTATTGGTCGGGAGCTCAAAGTGGGTCGCGATCGTCTCGTCCCGGAGTTTACCTACTTAGATCCACGCGGGATCGGGGCCTGGGATATGACGCGCAAGTCGAGGACGGAACCGGCTGTATGGGCTCTGGATGCCACCGAGGCCGGACCGCAAGGTCGTGGGGGGCGACCACCGCCGCATACGGATGGGACCCCGCACGAAACGCTAGAGGACCAGTATGTGCGATTGCGACAGCTCATTTCGATTCTAGAGACGCAGTACTCAGGAGACACCATTCTGCTAGTATTTCCGGATGGAACTGGTCCGGCGCTGTTATCCTGTATGATTGGTGGCATTCCATTACATCGAGTGCACGAGTTGGAATTCGCACCTGGAGAATTGCGT